Proteins co-encoded in one Thiovulum sp. ES genomic window:
- a CDS encoding pseudaminic acid biosynthesis-associated protein PseG (TIGRFAM: pseudaminic acid biosynthesis-associated protein PseG): MRTLFRADSSSKIGLGHIMRDLVLAQQYENSDIYFATQNLNGNINHKILESKYKLIDLKTNSVEELIKNIKDVNIDEVVFDHYEIDYIFEKKVKDETGVKILSFDDTYQKHYCDILLNHNISANENRYKNLVPENCELRCGAKYTLIRDEFKNISLKTPKQPTIFLAMGGADTSNLSLEILKIIPEGFKVNLVTTSSNPNISELKKFVEKDSFIELHINTVKIAQIMANSTLAIISPSVILHEVLYLRLPFIAIQTANNQKDISEYLKQNRYIILEKFDREDLKEILWKILN, translated from the coding sequence ATGAGGACTCTTTTTCGTGCTGATTCCTCAAGTAAAATTGGTTTGGGTCATATTATGCGAGATTTAGTTCTTGCTCAACAATATGAAAATTCAGATATATATTTTGCAACTCAGAACCTAAATGGAAATATCAATCATAAAATTTTAGAGTCTAAATATAAATTAATAGATCTAAAAACTAATTCAGTAGAAGAGTTAATAAAAAATATTAAAGATGTAAATATTGATGAGGTGGTTTTCGATCACTACGAAATAGATTACATTTTTGAAAAAAAAGTAAAAGATGAAACTGGTGTAAAAATTCTATCTTTTGATGACACTTATCAGAAACACTATTGTGATATTTTGCTAAATCACAATATTTCAGCAAATGAAAATAGATATAAAAATTTAGTTCCTGAAAATTGTGAGTTAAGATGTGGAGCAAAATATACTTTGATTCGAGATGAATTTAAAAATATATCTTTGAAAACACCAAAACAACCAACAATATTTTTAGCAATGGGTGGAGCAGATACAAGTAATTTAAGTTTAGAGATTTTAAAAATAATTCCAGAAGGATTTAAAGTAAATCTTGTTACAACCTCATCAAATCCAAATATTTCAGAGTTAAAAAAGTTTGTTGAAAAAGATAGTTTTATAGAATTGCATATAAATACAGTAAAAATAGCTCAAATTATGGCAAATTCGACTTTGGCTATAATTTCACCAAGTGTGATATTACACGAAGTTTTATATTTAAGACTGCCATTTATTGCAATTCAAACTGCTAATAACCAAAAAGATATAAGTGAATATTTAAAACAAAATAGATATATAATTTTAGAAAAATTTGATCGAGAAGATTTGAAAGAGATATTATGGAAAATATTGAATTAA
- a CDS encoding hypothetical protein (PFAM: Domain of unknown function (DUF2172)): MEIGKKMYQWATDLFPINRSLTGDGNRETLNYIKNVIPELNIYEIPSGTQCFDWNVPKEWNAKEAYIEFQGKRIIDFRNNNLYLVGYSTPTELELSLDELQKHLYSIPEMPEAIPYVTSYYKERWGFCITENQRIKLKEGIYKVKIDSTLENGSMTYGEVLLKGRTEKEIFLSTYVCHPSMANNELSGPVVAMALLEYIKSIPNRRYSYRVIFIPETIGSICYLSKNLEEMKKNIVAGFNLTTIGDDNSYSYLPTRYGDTLADKIAKYVLKDIPHNKYSFLQRGSDERQYCSPGVDLPVATVCRTIYGRYDEYHTSLDNLDFISPEGLQGGFDIIKKAIYILEENRVFLSTILCEPRLGKRGLYPTISGHKIDGSRVLRNFLTYCDGKNDLIDISNLIKVDIEDLKEIISQLQFFNKIYR; this comes from the coding sequence TTGGAAATAGGGAAAAAAATGTATCAATGGGCTACTGATTTATTTCCAATAAATCGTAGTCTTACTGGAGATGGAAATAGAGAAACTCTAAACTATATAAAGAATGTAATACCAGAACTAAATATTTATGAAATACCATCAGGTACTCAATGTTTTGATTGGAATGTTCCAAAAGAGTGGAATGCAAAAGAAGCTTATATAGAGTTTCAGGGAAAAAGAATAATTGATTTTCGAAATAATAATTTGTATTTAGTAGGATATTCTACTCCAACAGAACTAGAGTTATCTTTAGATGAACTTCAAAAACACCTATATTCAATTCCTGAAATGCCTGAAGCAATTCCTTATGTTACTTCCTATTATAAGGAAAGATGGGGGTTTTGTATAACTGAAAATCAAAGAATCAAGTTAAAAGAAGGAATTTACAAAGTAAAAATAGACTCGACTTTAGAAAATGGTTCTATGACTTATGGAGAAGTTCTTTTAAAAGGCAGAACAGAAAAAGAGATATTTCTTTCAACATATGTTTGCCACCCATCAATGGCAAATAATGAACTTTCTGGTCCAGTTGTTGCAATGGCTCTTTTAGAATATATAAAATCTATTCCAAATAGAAGATACTCATATAGAGTTATTTTTATTCCTGAAACAATAGGTTCTATTTGCTATTTGAGTAAAAATTTGGAAGAAATGAAAAAAAATATTGTTGCAGGATTTAATCTTACAACTATTGGAGATGATAACTCATATTCATATCTTCCAACAAGATACGGAGATACTCTTGCTGATAAAATTGCAAAATATGTTTTAAAAGATATTCCACATAATAAATATTCATTTCTTCAAAGAGGCAGTGATGAAAGACAGTATTGTTCTCCAGGTGTAGATCTACCTGTGGCAACCGTTTGCAGAACTATTTATGGGAGATATGATGAATATCACACATCTCTTGATAATCTTGATTTCATTTCTCCAGAGGGACTTCAAGGTGGTTTTGACATTATCAAAAAAGCCATCTATATTTTAGAAGAAAATAGAGTTTTTCTTTCAACTATTTTATGCGAACCAAGACTTGGAAAAAGAGGTTTATACCCTACAATCTCTGGACATAAAATTGATGGCTCAAGAGTTTTAAGAAATTTTCTAACTTATTGTGATGGGAAAAATGATTTAATCGATATATCCAATTTAATAAAAGTAGATATAGAAGATCTTAAAGAGATTATTTCTCAACTACAATTCTTTAATAAAATTTATAGATAA
- a CDS encoding Cytochrome c553 (PFAM: Cytochrome c) — translation MYKFLIVLFFSVSLFGDRFENGKQFYFSKGCSSCHGVDGTGIQNYPSLSGRNLWDLKRRLDAIVSGKRKTQQASIMLPFARNLSEAEKSEITYFLQELPNHKEKEEVYYLESGSWGDGGS, via the coding sequence ATGTATAAATTTTTGATTGTTCTATTTTTTTCTGTTTCTCTTTTTGGAGATAGATTTGAGAATGGAAAGCAGTTCTATTTTTCAAAAGGGTGTTCTAGTTGCCACGGAGTCGATGGGACTGGAATTCAAAATTATCCTTCTCTCTCTGGTCGAAACTTGTGGGATTTAAAACGAAGACTTGATGCAATTGTTTCTGGAAAAAGAAAAACTCAACAAGCCTCAATAATGCTACCTTTTGCACGAAATCTTTCGGAAGCTGAAAAAAGTGAAATAACATATTTTTTACAAGAATTACCAAACCATAAGGAGAAAGAGGAAGTCTATTATCTTGAAAGTGGTAGTTGGGGAGATGGCGGAAGTTGA
- a CDS encoding NADPH-dependent FMN reductase (PFAM: NADPH-dependent FMN reductase) — protein MKNLKVLGVVGSIRSNHKNIKKLERFILDSSTQTELNQRIKDSKIIFSNSDIAVSHSLLASKNYGSNIEIVSITDIFKHKKLGIYYDLMNYNSIDDIDEIDSLTLDESMFQELLKKVDKADGIILGTPVYFGDRSSIANKFLQLTYKYKVLKGKGFGVVSTGAKRNGGQETANIYSLQEALAQEAIVVGNGPKTAQYGGTVWAGDTGKAIDDSFGLETCYGVGRQVAQLSEILNIGEYKSKPKITFVLTMDTEEKKYEKILQKYIKRNLDSYNSKIYNLIDETIYRCIACNVCPSPKMVEKLKSEDFPYHCVIQTKKDNMKHVQEALVNSDSIIFVGVNSHDDLIYRYQAFMERTRFIRHDDFELSNIPSVGMLISELGATNNQIFNVKVLTSFIRHNTFFLKPVEIILKDGEVIYEDSFRNLIPFIEKITSGREKIDPMEISYKATGYSNKTFDETKKLRK, from the coding sequence ATGAAAAATTTAAAAGTTTTAGGTGTCGTAGGGTCAATTCGTTCAAACCATAAGAACATCAAAAAGTTAGAGAGATTTATTTTAGATTCATCAACTCAAACAGAGCTTAATCAAAGAATAAAAGATAGTAAAATAATATTTTCCAACAGCGACATTGCAGTATCTCATTCTTTACTAGCATCAAAGAACTATGGTTCGAATATTGAGATAGTTTCTATTACAGATATCTTTAAACATAAAAAATTAGGTATTTATTATGATTTAATGAATTACAACTCAATAGATGATATTGATGAAATAGATAGTTTGACATTAGATGAAAGCATGTTTCAAGAGCTTTTGAAGAAAGTTGATAAGGCAGATGGAATAATTTTAGGAACTCCAGTTTATTTTGGAGATCGTTCTTCTATTGCAAATAAGTTCTTACAGCTTACTTATAAATATAAAGTTTTAAAAGGAAAAGGATTTGGAGTTGTTTCAACAGGAGCAAAAAGAAATGGTGGTCAAGAAACAGCCAATATATACTCTCTTCAAGAAGCTCTAGCACAAGAAGCAATAGTTGTTGGAAATGGTCCTAAAACAGCTCAGTATGGAGGAACGGTTTGGGCTGGAGATACTGGAAAAGCGATAGATGACTCTTTTGGTCTTGAAACTTGTTATGGAGTTGGACGACAAGTAGCTCAACTTAGTGAAATTCTTAATATTGGAGAATATAAATCTAAACCTAAAATTACTTTTGTTTTGACTATGGACACAGAAGAGAAAAAATATGAGAAAATATTACAAAAATATATTAAAAGAAATCTAGACTCATATAATTCTAAAATTTATAATTTAATAGATGAAACTATTTATAGATGTATCGCTTGTAATGTTTGTCCATCTCCAAAAATGGTCGAAAAGCTAAAGAGTGAAGATTTCCCTTATCATTGTGTTATTCAAACTAAAAAAGACAATATGAAGCATGTTCAAGAAGCATTGGTAAATAGTGATAGTATAATATTTGTTGGTGTAAATTCTCATGATGACTTAATTTATAGATATCAAGCTTTTATGGAAAGAACTAGATTTATTAGGCATGATGATTTCGAGTTATCAAATATTCCTTCTGTTGGAATGCTTATAAGTGAGCTTGGTGCAACAAACAATCAGATATTTAATGTAAAAGTCTTAACATCATTTATTCGACACAACACATTCTTTTTAAAGCCAGTTGAAATTATTTTAAAAGATGGTGAGGTTATTTATGAAGATTCATTTAGAAATCTAATTCCATTTATAGAGAAGATAACTTCTGGAAGAGAGAAAATAGATCCCATGGAAATTAGTTATAAGGCTACTGGCTACTCAAATAAAACCTTTGATGAAACTAAAAAGCTAAGAAAATAA
- a CDS encoding pseudaminic acid synthase (PFAM: SAF domain; NeuB family~TIGRFAM: pseudaminic acid synthase), with the protein MKIGNFNLETDGTFIIAELSANHNGSLKNALDTIKKAKEIGANAIKIQTYTADTITLNSRKEDFMISGGTLWDGKNLYDLYQEAYTPWEWHEELFNYARSIGIDIFSSPFDKTAVDLLEKFSPSAYKIASFEITDIDLIEYVALKGRPVIISTGIATLTDIELAVETVRKTGNNDIILLKCTSSYPAPLEEINLNTIPNLKETFGVTVGLSDHTLGISVPVGAVALGAKIVEKHFIADRKIGGPDSAFSLDPKQFKNMIDSVREIEKALGKVSYKLTPKIEKSRGFSRSLYVAKDIKEGEIFTEENLRSVRPGYGLHPKYLKDFLGKKATRNYEFGERFQ; encoded by the coding sequence ATGAAAATAGGTAATTTTAATTTAGAGACTGATGGCACTTTTATTATTGCTGAACTTTCAGCAAATCATAATGGTAGTTTGAAAAATGCACTCGACACAATAAAAAAAGCAAAAGAGATTGGTGCAAATGCAATCAAAATCCAAACTTACACAGCTGACACAATCACTTTGAATTCTCGAAAAGAAGATTTTATGATTAGTGGTGGAACTCTTTGGGACGGAAAAAATCTTTATGACCTTTACCAAGAAGCATATACTCCATGGGAATGGCATGAAGAACTTTTCAATTATGCTCGAAGTATTGGAATAGATATTTTTTCAAGTCCATTTGACAAAACAGCTGTTGATTTACTTGAAAAATTCAGTCCAAGTGCATACAAAATTGCATCTTTTGAAATCACAGATATTGACCTCATCGAATATGTGGCATTAAAAGGAAGACCTGTAATTATTTCAACTGGAATTGCAACTTTGACAGATATTGAATTAGCTGTTGAGACTGTAAGAAAAACAGGAAACAATGACATTATTCTTTTGAAATGCACAAGCTCGTATCCTGCACCACTCGAAGAGATCAATTTAAATACTATTCCAAATCTAAAAGAGACTTTTGGAGTAACAGTTGGTCTTTCTGATCACACTTTAGGAATTTCAGTCCCTGTTGGAGCTGTAGCACTTGGTGCAAAAATAGTTGAAAAACATTTTATAGCTGATCGAAAAATTGGTGGTCCAGATAGTGCATTTTCACTCGACCCAAAACAGTTTAAAAACATGATAGATTCAGTTAGAGAAATTGAAAAAGCACTTGGAAAAGTAAGCTACAAACTTACTCCTAAAATTGAAAAAAGTCGTGGCTTTAGTCGAAGTCTCTATGTTGCAAAAGATATTAAAGAGGGTGAAATTTTTACAGAAGAAAATTTACGAAGTGTCCGACCAGGATATGGATTACATCCAAAATATCTTAAAGATTTTCTTGGCAAAAAAGCAACACGAAATTATGAATTTGGTGAAAGATTTCAATAG
- a CDS encoding glycosyl transferase possibly involved in lipopolysaccharide synthesis (PFAM: Bacterial sugar transferase), translating into MIYRFLFKPILDRVFALLLLLIFSPILIFVSIAIRIKLGSPIFFRQLRPTKNEKIFKIFKFRTMSDERDSNGELLPDEVRLGTFGKFIRSTSLDELPQILNVLRGEVSFIGPRPLLPEYLPLYSDLQKQRHDVKAGITGLAQVKGRNNLSWRNRFRYDVFYSKKVSFGLDLKIAIMTIQKIIKRSDVNQSGNATMEKFSGN; encoded by the coding sequence TTGATTTACAGATTTTTATTTAAGCCAATTTTGGATCGTGTTTTTGCACTGCTTTTACTTTTGATTTTTTCACCAATTCTGATTTTTGTATCAATTGCAATTCGTATCAAATTGGGTTCGCCGATTTTTTTCCGCCAACTACGACCAACAAAAAACGAGAAGATTTTCAAGATTTTCAAATTCCGAACAATGAGTGATGAGCGAGATTCAAATGGAGAATTATTACCCGATGAGGTCAGACTTGGAACTTTTGGAAAATTTATCCGTAGCACTTCACTCGACGAACTTCCACAAATTTTAAATGTTTTACGGGGCGAAGTATCATTTATTGGACCACGACCACTTTTACCAGAATATTTGCCACTCTATTCCGATCTTCAAAAACAGCGACATGATGTAAAAGCAGGAATTACAGGTTTGGCACAGGTGAAAGGGCGAAATAATTTATCGTGGCGAAATCGTTTCCGATACGATGTTTTCTATTCTAAAAAAGTCTCATTTGGACTAGATTTGAAAATTGCAATTATGACAATTCAAAAAATTATCAAACGAAGTGATGTAAATCAGAGTGGAAATGCAACAATGGAAAAATTTAGCGGAAATTAA
- a CDS encoding pseudaminic acid biosynthesis N-acetyl transferase (PFAM: Acetyltransferase (GNAT) family~TIGRFAM: pseudaminic acid biosynthesis N-acetyl transferase) translates to MENIELINFIDLTLDEQKTVLDWRNNPLIQKYMFDSKNIPLVDHLAFIDSLKIIQKNQHFKVSNLGVINLKKIDIQNNSAEIGLYSNPDKFGVGKILMEKILQFPYKKLYLEVFSNNEKAIKLYQRFNFKETHREKIENRELIYMELNR, encoded by the coding sequence ATGGAAAATATTGAATTAATTAATTTTATAGATTTAACTTTAGATGAACAAAAAACTGTTTTAGATTGGCGAAATAATCCACTAATTCAAAAATATATGTTTGATTCAAAAAATATTCCACTTGTAGATCATTTAGCTTTTATCGATTCTCTTAAAATTATTCAAAAAAATCAACATTTTAAAGTTTCAAACTTAGGTGTAATTAATTTAAAAAAAATTGATATTCAAAATAATAGTGCTGAAATTGGTCTATACTCAAATCCAGATAAATTTGGAGTTGGAAAAATATTAATGGAAAAAATTTTACAATTCCCATATAAAAAACTATATTTAGAAGTTTTCTCAAATAATGAAAAAGCAATTAAACTTTATCAAAGATTTAATTTTAAAGAAACTCATAGAGAAAAGATAGAAAATAGAGAATTAATATATATGGAGTTAAATAGATGA